One Stenotrophomonas sp. SAU14A_NAIMI4_5 DNA segment encodes these proteins:
- a CDS encoding LysR family transcriptional regulator, with amino-acid sequence MSVDLNALAVFQRVAECRSFTGAADQLGVTRSAVSQTISKLEQALGIALVLRTTRSVNLTDAGQALLASVRPALAELDTALEATQRRQAAVSGQLRLAVSSIAEAFLAGPLLASFAAKHPALQLDITVSDEEFDIVGAGFDAGVRLGEVIAQDMVAVPVSARQRQLVVCAPSYRDQHTLPTHPRDLAGHRCIGWRSAPGKAPYRWEFEERGREFSVDVQPEITSNDMGVMVRLALAGAGIAIGMEETWRPWLQRGELVSLLEPYCPRFAGFFLYYPSRRQAEPKLRALVEHVLSDL; translated from the coding sequence ATGTCTGTCGATCTCAATGCCCTTGCCGTGTTCCAGCGGGTGGCCGAGTGCCGCAGCTTCACCGGTGCGGCCGACCAGCTGGGCGTGACCCGCTCGGCGGTCAGCCAGACGATCAGCAAGCTGGAACAGGCGCTGGGCATCGCCCTGGTCCTGCGCACCACGCGCAGCGTCAACCTGACCGATGCGGGGCAGGCACTGCTGGCGTCGGTGCGCCCGGCCCTGGCCGAACTGGACACCGCACTGGAGGCCACGCAACGGCGCCAGGCCGCGGTGTCCGGACAGCTGCGGCTTGCGGTCTCCTCCATCGCCGAAGCCTTCCTCGCTGGGCCACTCCTGGCCAGCTTCGCGGCAAAGCACCCCGCGCTGCAGCTGGACATCACGGTGAGCGATGAAGAGTTCGACATCGTCGGCGCGGGCTTCGATGCGGGCGTGCGCCTGGGCGAAGTCATCGCCCAGGACATGGTCGCCGTGCCCGTATCGGCGCGGCAGCGGCAGCTGGTGGTGTGCGCGCCGTCGTACCGCGATCAGCACACGCTGCCCACGCATCCGCGCGACCTGGCCGGGCATCGCTGCATCGGCTGGCGCAGTGCGCCGGGCAAGGCGCCGTATCGCTGGGAATTCGAGGAACGCGGCCGCGAGTTCAGCGTCGATGTGCAGCCGGAAATCACCAGCAACGACATGGGCGTGATGGTGCGCCTGGCGCTGGCCGGCGCGGGCATCGCCATCGGCATGGAAGAGACGTGGCGGCCGTGGCTGCAGCGCGGTGAACTGGTGTCACTGCTGGAGCCGTATTGCCCGCGTTTCGCAGGCTTTTTCCTGTATTACCCGAGCCGTCGCCAGGCCGAGCCGAAGCTGCGCGCGCTGGTCGAGCACGTGCTCTCCGACCTGTAG
- a CDS encoding inorganic diphosphatase — MNSTRRIAPLAALGAALLLVAGAVTAADSVLHPFLAAQPKQAPAEVNLAVEIPAGSFTKYEIKEDGLVHVDRFQSMPVAYPANYGSMPRTLAGDNDPLDALVLTREPLHPGVIVRFRPIGYLKMIDGGEHDEKVIGVPTDKVDPTYANIRDLSDLPEIERQRIEAFFRVYKDLPAGRNPVQLNGWGNAAEARALISEAMKRFEAAPSR, encoded by the coding sequence ATGAACTCAACTCGACGCATCGCCCCGCTGGCCGCCCTCGGCGCAGCCCTGTTGCTGGTGGCCGGTGCCGTGACCGCCGCCGACAGCGTGCTGCATCCGTTCCTGGCCGCGCAGCCGAAGCAGGCCCCGGCCGAAGTGAACCTGGCGGTGGAGATTCCGGCCGGCAGCTTCACCAAGTACGAGATCAAGGAAGATGGTCTCGTACACGTGGACCGCTTCCAGTCGATGCCGGTGGCCTATCCGGCCAACTACGGCTCGATGCCGCGCACGCTGGCCGGTGACAACGATCCGCTGGATGCGCTGGTGCTGACCCGCGAACCGCTGCATCCGGGCGTAATCGTGCGCTTCCGTCCGATCGGTTACCTGAAGATGATCGATGGCGGCGAGCACGACGAGAAGGTCATCGGCGTGCCCACCGACAAGGTCGACCCGACCTACGCCAACATCCGCGACCTGTCCGATCTGCCTGAGATCGAACGGCAGCGCATCGAGGCGTTCTTCCGGGTCTACAAGGACCTGCCGGCCGGCCGCAACCCGGTGCAGCTCAATGGCTGGGGCAATGCCGCCGAAGCCCGTGCGCTGATCAGCGAGGCGATGAAGCGCTTCGAGGCTGCGCCCTCGCGTTGA
- a CDS encoding LysR family transcriptional regulator translates to MSHDLNETLIFVKVVEQGSFIAAAKSLGLPKTTVSRKVQELETRLGARLLHRTTRRLGLTEAGSIYHEHCQRIARELEEAESAVSQLQSGPRGWLRFTVPYAIGITWIAPLLGQFHAQYPEIRLDMHLGNEKLDLIAGEADLALRVGALPDSNLVARKLGSLRTQVFASPAYIERYGEPLHPEELQFHRILAMRKPYHTGNSPRFTWQLGENGGELRDFPVTPLMTANDMSALNGALVCGEGLLLTGDVMAKPFVESGMVRRVLAGWTGPEVDFNAVFAGGRLVSPKVRAFVDFLVEKLNFDANYMLAQCPAAKLARQQQEKEDAALESSGKRILEKVTAAA, encoded by the coding sequence ATGTCCCACGATCTCAACGAGACACTGATCTTCGTCAAGGTGGTCGAGCAAGGCAGCTTCATTGCCGCTGCCAAATCGCTCGGCCTGCCCAAGACCACGGTCAGCCGCAAAGTGCAGGAGCTGGAAACGCGCCTGGGTGCGCGCCTGCTGCATCGGACCACGCGCCGCCTCGGCCTCACCGAAGCCGGTTCGATCTATCACGAGCATTGCCAGCGCATCGCACGCGAACTGGAAGAAGCCGAGAGCGCGGTGAGCCAGTTGCAGTCCGGCCCGCGTGGCTGGCTGCGCTTCACCGTGCCCTACGCCATCGGCATCACCTGGATCGCGCCGCTGCTGGGCCAGTTCCATGCGCAGTACCCGGAAATCCGCCTGGACATGCACCTGGGCAACGAGAAGCTGGACCTGATTGCAGGCGAAGCCGATCTTGCGCTGCGCGTCGGCGCCCTGCCCGATTCCAACCTGGTCGCGCGCAAGCTCGGCAGCCTGCGTACGCAGGTGTTTGCCAGCCCGGCTTACATCGAACGCTACGGCGAGCCGCTGCACCCGGAAGAACTGCAGTTCCACCGCATCCTGGCCATGCGCAAGCCGTACCACACCGGCAATTCGCCGCGCTTCACCTGGCAGCTGGGCGAGAACGGTGGCGAGCTGCGCGATTTCCCGGTGACGCCACTGATGACCGCCAACGACATGTCGGCGTTGAACGGCGCGCTGGTGTGTGGCGAAGGCCTGCTGCTGACCGGCGACGTGATGGCCAAGCCGTTCGTCGAATCGGGCATGGTGCGCCGCGTGCTGGCCGGCTGGACCGGGCCGGAAGTGGACTTCAACGCGGTGTTTGCCGGCGGCCGCCTGGTTTCGCCGAAGGTGCGTGCCTTCGTCGATTTCCTGGTGGAGAAGCTCAACTTCGACGCCAACTACATGCTGGCGCAGTGCCCGGCGGCGAAGCTGGCACGGCAGCAGCAGGAGAAGGAAGACGCGGCGCTGGAAAGCAGTGGCAAGCGCATCCTCGAGAAGGTCACTGCTGCGGCATGA
- a CDS encoding OmpA family protein, which translates to MIRNTTRNVALALMTAAALTACATGGSYVQSDQYGNPTEQQNRTGRGALIGTAVGVAAGLLSGNSATERRQHALVGAGIGALSGAAIGNYQDRQERALRERTANTGIDVQRQGDNITLNLPDGITFDFGKSALKPQFYGSLNGVASTLNEYNQTMIEVVGHTDSIGSDAVNNRLSKERADSVAQYLVGQGVQQVRIETLGAGKAYPIADNSTDAGRAQNRRVEIRVIPLKQ; encoded by the coding sequence ATGATCCGCAACACCACCCGCAATGTCGCCCTGGCCCTGATGACCGCTGCCGCGCTGACGGCGTGCGCCACCGGCGGCTCCTATGTGCAGAGTGACCAGTACGGCAACCCGACCGAGCAGCAGAACCGCACCGGTCGTGGCGCCCTGATCGGTACCGCCGTCGGCGTGGCCGCCGGCCTGCTGAGTGGCAACAGCGCCACCGAGCGTCGCCAGCACGCGCTTGTCGGTGCCGGCATCGGCGCGCTGAGCGGCGCGGCCATCGGCAACTACCAGGACCGCCAGGAGCGCGCCCTGCGTGAGCGCACCGCCAACACCGGCATCGACGTGCAGCGCCAGGGCGACAACATCACCCTGAACCTGCCGGACGGCATCACCTTCGATTTCGGCAAGTCGGCACTGAAGCCGCAGTTCTACGGCTCGCTCAATGGCGTTGCCAGCACGCTGAACGAGTACAACCAGACCATGATCGAAGTGGTCGGCCACACCGACAGCATCGGCAGCGATGCGGTGAACAACCGCCTGTCGAAGGAGCGCGCCGATTCGGTGGCGCAGTACCTGGTGGGGCAGGGCGTGCAGCAGGTCCGCATCGAAACCCTGGGTGCAGGCAAGGCGTATCCGATTGCCGACAACAGCACCGATGCCGGCCGCGCGCAGAACCGTCGCGTGGAAATCCGTGTGATTCCGCTCAAGCAGTAA
- a CDS encoding SDR family NAD(P)-dependent oxidoreductase, translating into MNGILTPEVLVLGGTGAVGQGVVGALLEAGSPVLVVGRDPGRLAALHELFADEPGLQTMLGSLSDDGSARVLAERVAQRPRPLAAVVAAMGGPYNRGRVIDRSGDALLGAMQADLMPHAHAVRHLLPLLQDNPHARRYVMIGSPAGAKPWAGYGETSITTAALRMYAQVVHQEAQALGVRAQMLEVCSPVCTPANAANACIEWPSSLLVGRRVVSLLDGCRDNRAIVRCDSSDAELPRGLLNLDLPPLWRDTAGVA; encoded by the coding sequence GTGAATGGGATTCTGACGCCCGAAGTCCTGGTCCTCGGCGGCACCGGTGCCGTCGGCCAGGGCGTGGTCGGTGCCCTGCTGGAGGCCGGCAGTCCGGTCCTGGTGGTGGGGCGCGACCCGGGCCGACTGGCGGCGCTGCACGAGCTGTTCGCCGATGAGCCAGGCCTGCAGACCATGCTGGGTTCGCTCAGCGACGACGGCTCGGCACGGGTGCTGGCCGAACGCGTGGCGCAGCGTCCGCGCCCGCTGGCCGCCGTGGTCGCGGCGATGGGCGGCCCGTACAACCGCGGCCGTGTCATCGACCGCAGTGGCGATGCCCTGCTGGGTGCAATGCAGGCCGACCTGATGCCGCACGCCCACGCGGTGCGCCACCTGCTGCCGCTGCTGCAGGACAACCCGCACGCCCGCCGCTACGTGATGATCGGCAGCCCGGCCGGTGCCAAGCCCTGGGCTGGCTACGGTGAAACCTCGATCACCACCGCCGCGCTGCGCATGTACGCGCAGGTCGTGCACCAGGAAGCGCAGGCACTGGGCGTGCGTGCGCAGATGCTGGAAGTGTGCAGCCCCGTGTGCACCCCGGCCAATGCGGCCAACGCCTGCATCGAGTGGCCCAGCTCGCTGCTGGTCGGCCGCCGCGTGGTGTCCCTGCTCGATGGATGCCGCGACAACCGCGCCATCGTCCGCTGCGACAGCAGCGATGCGGAATTGCCTCGCGGCCTGTTGAACCTCGACCTACCACCGCTGTGGCGCGACACCGCAGGCGTTGCTTGA
- a CDS encoding efflux RND transporter periplasmic adaptor subunit, whose protein sequence is MTSPNTTPHRFSRRLAMAGVSILAAAVLAACSGGHAEEAGAPPPPQVSAAPVLVKPISQWDEFSGRVEAVQSVELRPRVSGYIDKVNYVEGEEVKKGAVLFTIDARSYQAEYDRAAAELARARTQASLARSESERAKRLSEQQAISTETAEQRRAAADQSGAAVQAAQAALDAARLNLEFTKVRAPIDGRAGRAMVTAGNLVTAGDSASVLTTLVSLDTVFVYFDADESTFLRYAQMARKGERPSERDSELPVKVGLSGEEGYPHTGKVDFLDNQVARSTGTIRVRALLDNADRQFTPGLFARVQLLGSGQFQAMLIDDKAVLTDQDRKYVYVVDKDGKAQRRDIQLGRTAEGLRIVESGLAAGDKVIIDGVQKVFMPGMPVQAKAVAMQPPAAAPGRDATAALNH, encoded by the coding sequence ATGACTTCCCCCAACACCACCCCACATCGTTTCAGCCGTCGCCTGGCGATGGCCGGCGTGTCGATCCTCGCAGCCGCGGTGCTGGCCGCCTGCAGTGGCGGCCATGCCGAGGAGGCCGGCGCACCGCCGCCGCCGCAGGTCAGTGCCGCCCCGGTGCTGGTCAAGCCGATCAGCCAGTGGGACGAGTTCAGCGGCCGCGTCGAGGCCGTGCAGAGCGTCGAACTGCGCCCGCGCGTCTCCGGCTACATCGACAAGGTCAACTACGTGGAAGGCGAAGAAGTGAAGAAGGGCGCCGTCCTGTTCACCATCGACGCCCGCAGCTACCAGGCCGAGTACGATCGCGCCGCCGCCGAACTGGCCCGCGCCCGCACCCAGGCCAGCCTGGCCCGCAGCGAGTCCGAGCGTGCCAAGCGCCTGTCCGAGCAGCAGGCCATCTCCACCGAGACCGCCGAACAGCGTCGCGCCGCGGCCGACCAGTCCGGTGCCGCGGTGCAGGCCGCGCAGGCCGCACTGGATGCCGCCCGCCTCAACCTGGAATTCACCAAGGTGCGCGCGCCCATCGACGGCCGTGCCGGTCGCGCGATGGTCACCGCCGGCAACCTGGTCACCGCCGGCGACAGCGCCAGCGTGCTGACCACGCTGGTCTCGCTGGACACGGTGTTCGTGTACTTCGATGCCGACGAAAGCACCTTCCTGCGCTACGCCCAGATGGCCCGCAAGGGTGAACGCCCGAGCGAGCGTGACAGCGAACTGCCGGTGAAGGTCGGCCTGTCCGGTGAAGAGGGTTACCCTCACACCGGCAAGGTCGACTTCCTCGACAACCAGGTGGCCCGCAGCACCGGCACCATCCGCGTCCGTGCGCTGCTGGACAACGCCGACCGCCAGTTCACCCCGGGCCTGTTCGCCCGCGTGCAGCTGCTCGGCAGCGGCCAGTTCCAGGCCATGCTGATCGATGACAAGGCCGTGCTGACCGACCAGGACCGCAAGTACGTGTACGTGGTCGACAAGGATGGCAAGGCCCAGCGCCGCGACATCCAGCTCGGTCGCACCGCCGAAGGCCTGCGCATCGTCGAGAGCGGCCTGGCCGCGGGTGACAAGGTCATCATCGACGGCGTGCAGAAGGTCTTCATGCCGGGCATGCCGGTGCAGGCCAAGGCGGTGGCGATGCAGCCGCCGGCCGCTGCACCGGGCCGCGATGCCACCGCCGCCCTGAACCACTGA
- a CDS encoding SDR family oxidoreductase, translating into MSLSRTILITGASSGIGAGIARTLAQPGARLVLGARRVDRLQALADELRGQGAQVLVQALDVTQRAQVDAFAAAALAEFGGIDVIVNNAGVMPLSPMASLKVDEWDRMIDVNIRGVLHGIAAVLPHMQARGQGQIINIASIGALSVVPTAAVYCATKYAVRAISEGLRQEHRELRVTCIHPGVVESELADTITDPVAAEAMVQYRAIALQPDAIGRAVRFVIEQPGDVDVNEIVVRPTAAG; encoded by the coding sequence ATGAGCCTTTCCCGAACCATCCTCATCACCGGCGCGTCCAGCGGCATCGGCGCCGGCATCGCGCGCACGCTGGCCCAGCCTGGCGCACGCCTGGTGCTCGGCGCGCGCCGTGTGGACCGCCTGCAGGCACTGGCCGACGAACTGCGCGGGCAAGGCGCGCAGGTGCTGGTGCAGGCGCTGGACGTGACCCAGCGCGCGCAGGTCGACGCCTTCGCCGCCGCCGCGCTGGCGGAATTCGGCGGCATTGATGTAATCGTCAACAACGCCGGCGTCATGCCGCTCTCGCCGATGGCCTCGCTGAAGGTGGACGAGTGGGACCGGATGATCGACGTCAACATCCGCGGCGTGCTGCACGGCATCGCCGCCGTGCTGCCGCACATGCAGGCGCGTGGCCAGGGACAGATCATCAACATCGCCTCGATCGGTGCGTTGTCGGTGGTGCCGACTGCAGCGGTGTACTGCGCGACCAAGTACGCGGTGCGTGCGATTTCAGAGGGCCTGCGCCAGGAGCACCGCGAGCTGCGGGTGACCTGCATCCATCCGGGCGTGGTGGAAAGCGAGTTGGCTGACACCATCACTGATCCGGTCGCGGCAGAAGCAATGGTGCAGTACCGCGCCATCGCCCTGCAGCCCGATGCGATTGGGCGCGCGGTGCGGTTTGTGATCGAGCAGCCGGGCGATGTGGACGTGAACGAGATCGTGGTGCGGCCGACGGCGGCCGGGTGA
- a CDS encoding DUF6547 family protein, whose product MTSRTPARAYQTIIDDLVRCSEGCVSAQRLEKMLPLVGEQAGDALSHSLTDDQRRRVAEALRSERSAAIHDALVILTEWIDCRGLTLHLGGELMPVDRSGMGLHGDFVGRATNWEWPESEGP is encoded by the coding sequence ATGACGTCCAGAACACCTGCTCGGGCTTACCAGACGATCATCGATGACCTGGTTCGTTGCAGCGAAGGCTGTGTTTCGGCCCAGCGCCTGGAGAAGATGCTGCCCCTGGTGGGTGAGCAGGCGGGCGATGCGCTCTCGCACAGCCTGACCGATGATCAACGCCGACGGGTGGCTGAAGCGCTGCGCTCTGAACGTAGCGCAGCCATCCACGATGCCCTGGTGATCCTTACGGAATGGATCGACTGCCGAGGCCTCACCCTGCATCTTGGCGGTGAGCTCATGCCGGTGGACCGCAGTGGCATGGGGCTTCATGGCGATTTTGTCGGTCGTGCAACCAACTGGGAGTGGCCGGAGAGCGAGGGTCCGTAG
- a CDS encoding deoxyribodipyrimidine photo-lyase, producing the protein MSVALVWFRRDLRLQDNPALQAALDAGHDVVPVYIHAPQEEGEWTPGAASDAWRHHSLAALDADLRARGSALVLRSGESLATLQALIEETGAEAVYWNRKYEPATQPRDATIKRTLREQGIEAQSCNGSLLFEPWDIETQQGQPYKVFTPYWRNVLSHWRLPALQAAPKRLPVHKVDSLALEELQLAPTLDWDTGFWEHWQPGEAGALEALSVFEDGALRGYREQRDLPDRVGTSRMSPHLHFGEIAPWRIAHALEGLRSAGTDADIDGYLRQLGWRDFAYHLLHHFPKTPNENLNPRFDRFPWANPSAVQLHDWQRGNTGVPIVDAGLRELWHTGYMHNRVRMIVASYLCKHLRAHWLHGARWFWDTLVDADLANNTMGWQWVAGTGADAAPYFRVFNPVTQAEKFDPQARYITRWVAELAALPVKARFAPWQHPLLLADKAPGYPRTPLVDLAAGRDAALAAYRSTGGE; encoded by the coding sequence GTGTCGGTAGCGTTGGTGTGGTTCCGCCGCGATCTGCGGCTGCAGGACAATCCGGCCCTGCAGGCCGCGCTCGATGCCGGCCATGATGTGGTGCCGGTCTATATCCATGCGCCGCAGGAAGAGGGCGAGTGGACGCCCGGCGCGGCGTCGGATGCCTGGCGCCATCACTCGTTGGCCGCACTCGATGCCGACCTGCGCGCGCGCGGTTCGGCGCTGGTCCTGCGCAGCGGTGAGAGCCTGGCCACGCTGCAGGCACTGATCGAGGAAACCGGCGCCGAGGCGGTGTACTGGAACCGCAAGTACGAGCCGGCCACCCAGCCGCGCGACGCCACCATCAAGCGCACGCTGCGCGAGCAGGGCATCGAGGCGCAGAGCTGCAACGGCAGCCTGTTGTTCGAGCCCTGGGACATCGAGACCCAGCAGGGGCAGCCGTACAAGGTGTTCACCCCGTACTGGCGCAACGTGCTCAGCCACTGGCGCCTGCCGGCGCTGCAGGCCGCGCCCAAGAGGCTGCCGGTCCACAAGGTCGACAGCCTCGCGCTGGAAGAACTGCAGCTGGCGCCGACGCTGGACTGGGACACCGGCTTCTGGGAGCACTGGCAGCCGGGTGAAGCCGGTGCGCTGGAGGCGCTGTCGGTATTCGAGGATGGCGCCCTGCGCGGCTATCGCGAGCAGCGCGATCTGCCGGACCGGGTAGGGACCTCGCGGATGTCGCCGCACCTGCATTTCGGCGAGATCGCGCCGTGGCGCATCGCCCATGCGCTGGAAGGCCTGCGCAGCGCCGGCACCGATGCCGATATCGATGGCTACCTGCGCCAGCTCGGTTGGCGCGATTTCGCCTATCACCTGCTGCACCATTTCCCGAAGACGCCGAACGAGAACCTCAATCCGCGCTTCGATCGTTTCCCGTGGGCCAACCCCAGCGCTGTGCAGCTGCATGACTGGCAGCGCGGCAACACCGGCGTGCCGATTGTCGATGCGGGCCTGCGCGAGCTGTGGCACACCGGCTACATGCACAACCGGGTGCGGATGATCGTCGCCAGCTACCTGTGCAAGCATCTGCGCGCGCATTGGCTGCATGGCGCGCGCTGGTTCTGGGACACGCTGGTCGATGCCGACCTGGCCAACAACACGATGGGGTGGCAGTGGGTGGCCGGTACCGGCGCCGACGCAGCGCCGTATTTCCGGGTGTTCAATCCGGTTACCCAGGCCGAGAAGTTCGATCCGCAGGCGCGCTACATCACGCGCTGGGTGGCGGAGCTGGCGGCGCTGCCGGTGAAGGCGCGCTTCGCGCCCTGGCAGCATCCGCTGCTGCTGGCCGACAAGGCGCCGGGCTATCCGCGCACGCCGCTGGTGGATCTGGCCGCAGGTCGCGATGCCGCGCTGGCGGCCTATCGGAGCACGGGTGGCGAGTAA